From one Acidimicrobiia bacterium genomic stretch:
- a CDS encoding RecQ family ATP-dependent DNA helicase, translating into MVQEQSDAFDIALGHLQSLAGPGAGFHDDQFEAIEALVERRERLLLVKRTGWGKSGVYFIATRMLRDAGGGPTLLVSPLLALMRDQIRAAESLGLNAATINSTNTDEWAEVYGQLKRDEVDLLLISPERLNNPEFREKALGDVLSRVGLLVVDEAHCISDWGHDFRPDYRRIKTVVTLLPRTVPVLLTTATANNRVIADVVEQLGDHLQVLRGPLKRDSLRLGVLNLPNEVDRLAWLAATIPELPGSGIVYCLTVPATRTVADWLTSRGISAAAYSGQDDDEVRLKIEEELAGNDIKVVVATSALGMGYDKPDLAWVIHYQAPGSPVFYYQQVGRAGRQLDKAYAILMRGREDADIQDFFITTAFPAEEEADAVLAAVSQEPLKLGQIAARLNLREGKVAAFLKILEVEQVVARDHGYWSRTINPWTYPRERVEGVTAARRNEQAAMTAYAEIDSCYMELLTEILNDPQPEPCGHCANCEGYQLDPTVPKDMAIAAEAYLGRLHVPLEPRRLWPSGLSQEHQLEKLKEYQLEEGYALCRYGSAVWGDAIHDGKYVNVSFSPELVEALADIVSGRLDGKGIQWITHIPSLKRPHLVADFAAAVAARLGITHIPLLAKRDNAQQKAMQNSFRQAANAIAGLELSGTPPTAPGLLLDDIVSSRWTLTVAGYLLRSAGSGPLYPVVLADASHWS; encoded by the coding sequence TTGGTCCAGGAACAATCCGACGCCTTCGACATCGCACTAGGCCACCTGCAGAGCCTTGCGGGGCCTGGTGCGGGATTCCACGACGACCAGTTTGAGGCGATAGAGGCTCTCGTTGAGCGACGCGAACGGCTGCTTCTGGTGAAGCGGACCGGATGGGGCAAGAGTGGCGTGTACTTCATCGCCACCCGGATGTTGCGCGACGCGGGCGGAGGTCCGACGCTGCTCGTCTCTCCCCTGCTGGCGCTGATGCGCGACCAGATCCGGGCTGCCGAATCGCTCGGCCTGAACGCCGCCACCATCAACTCGACCAACACTGATGAGTGGGCGGAGGTCTACGGGCAGCTGAAGCGGGACGAAGTTGACCTGCTGTTGATCTCGCCGGAACGGCTCAACAACCCCGAGTTCCGGGAAAAGGCGCTCGGTGATGTTCTGAGCCGGGTCGGGTTGTTGGTAGTAGATGAGGCTCACTGCATCTCCGACTGGGGGCATGACTTCCGGCCCGACTACCGGCGGATCAAGACGGTCGTCACCTTGCTGCCTCGCACGGTGCCGGTGCTGCTGACGACCGCCACTGCTAACAACCGGGTCATCGCCGACGTGGTCGAGCAGCTTGGAGATCACCTGCAGGTACTTCGGGGACCGTTGAAGCGAGACTCGCTCCGCCTCGGCGTGCTCAATTTGCCGAATGAGGTCGACCGGCTCGCCTGGCTGGCGGCGACGATCCCCGAGCTGCCCGGCTCAGGGATTGTCTACTGCCTTACCGTGCCGGCTACCCGCACGGTGGCTGACTGGCTGACCAGCCGGGGTATCTCCGCTGCCGCCTACTCCGGACAAGACGACGATGAAGTGCGGCTCAAGATCGAAGAGGAACTGGCGGGAAACGACATCAAGGTGGTGGTCGCCACGTCGGCACTCGGAATGGGCTACGACAAACCGGACCTGGCGTGGGTTATTCACTACCAGGCGCCGGGATCTCCCGTGTTCTACTACCAGCAGGTAGGCCGGGCCGGTCGGCAGCTCGACAAGGCGTATGCGATCTTGATGCGGGGGCGAGAAGACGCAGATATCCAGGATTTCTTCATTACCACTGCGTTCCCCGCCGAAGAGGAGGCCGACGCCGTGCTGGCGGCGGTTTCACAGGAGCCTTTGAAACTCGGTCAGATCGCGGCGCGGCTGAACCTACGAGAGGGCAAGGTCGCCGCCTTTCTCAAGATCCTTGAAGTAGAGCAGGTGGTGGCACGCGACCACGGCTACTGGTCGCGCACGATCAACCCGTGGACCTACCCGCGGGAACGGGTCGAAGGAGTTACGGCTGCCCGCAGGAACGAGCAGGCAGCCATGACGGCCTACGCCGAAATCGACAGCTGTTACATGGAGCTTCTGACGGAGATCCTCAACGACCCGCAGCCGGAGCCCTGTGGCCACTGCGCCAACTGTGAGGGATACCAGCTCGACCCGACGGTTCCGAAGGACATGGCGATCGCCGCAGAGGCCTATCTCGGTCGACTGCACGTCCCCCTTGAACCACGCAGATTATGGCCATCCGGCCTCAGTCAGGAACATCAGCTGGAGAAGCTCAAGGAGTACCAACTCGAAGAAGGCTATGCCCTCTGCCGCTACGGCTCCGCCGTGTGGGGCGACGCAATCCACGACGGCAAATACGTCAATGTATCGTTCTCCCCCGAACTGGTCGAAGCGCTGGCCGACATTGTGTCCGGACGGCTCGACGGCAAAGGAATCCAGTGGATCACCCACATTCCGTCGCTCAAACGTCCGCATCTCGTCGCTGACTTCGCCGCAGCAGTGGCGGCACGACTGGGCATCACTCATATTCCGCTGCTTGCCAAACGCGACAACGCTCAACAGAAGGCCATGCAGAATTCGTTTCGTCAGGCCGCCAATGCCATCGCCGGGCTGGAACTCTCTGGCACACCACCGACCGCTCCCGGGCTGCTTCTCGATGACATCGTCTCGTCGAGATGGACTTTGACGGTGGCCGGGTATCTCCTCCGGAGCGCAGGATCGGGGCCGCTGTATCCTGTGGTTCTCGCTGACGCCTCCCACTGGTCATGA
- a CDS encoding DNA-processing protein DprA — MMLTEDDKAVLLLTTRVAASDAPSLPPTEWNKLGWALRDAEMAPADLFYRSPPESVDTEMTARIADLLDRGTGLALQLEDLENRGINAVTVMSERFPDRLRSRLGNICPPVIFVAGDLNLLEAGGLGIVGSRNVSEAGAEVARSAARLATEHGVPVVSGAARGVDQLAMVAAALSGGTVVGVVADSLQRRLREAEVREQVSAGNMTLATIQHPNAPFSPGSAMGRNKIIYALSDAVLVVASDVESGGTWAGADEALKKGLCPVFVWRGDGEGPGNEALGKRGAIEVKSVDDIFREWPPVVPDVAEQLTIL, encoded by the coding sequence ATGATGCTCACAGAAGACGACAAAGCCGTACTGCTGCTCACCACCCGCGTGGCCGCCAGCGACGCCCCCTCACTTCCCCCAACGGAGTGGAACAAGCTCGGATGGGCCCTGCGAGACGCAGAGATGGCGCCGGCCGACCTCTTCTATCGGAGTCCCCCCGAATCGGTCGACACCGAAATGACGGCGCGGATCGCTGATTTGTTGGACCGCGGAACCGGGCTGGCTCTGCAGCTTGAAGACCTTGAGAACCGGGGTATCAACGCCGTGACGGTCATGAGCGAACGATTCCCCGATCGGTTGCGCAGTCGGCTGGGCAACATCTGCCCGCCGGTCATCTTCGTGGCGGGCGACCTCAACCTGCTCGAAGCCGGCGGTTTGGGAATCGTCGGATCGCGCAATGTTTCCGAGGCGGGAGCGGAAGTGGCCAGGAGCGCCGCCCGGCTGGCCACCGAGCACGGCGTGCCGGTTGTTTCGGGTGCGGCCCGGGGAGTCGATCAGTTGGCGATGGTGGCCGCTGCTCTCAGTGGTGGAACGGTCGTAGGGGTAGTTGCCGATTCCCTCCAGCGGCGCTTGCGGGAGGCAGAAGTTCGCGAGCAGGTCTCGGCCGGGAATATGACGCTCGCCACCATCCAGCATCCCAACGCGCCGTTCTCCCCCGGTTCGGCGATGGGCCGCAACAAGATCATCTATGCCCTCAGTGATGCCGTGCTGGTGGTCGCCTCTGACGTGGAGTCGGGCGGAACCTGGGCGGGGGCCGACGAGGCTCTCAAGAAGGGCCTTTGCCCGGTGTTTGTTTGGCGAGGTGACGGGGAGGGGCCGGGTAACGAAGCCCTTGGCAAGCGTGGAGCGATTGAGGTGAAATCTGTGGATGACATCTTCCGCGAGTGGCCGCCGGTGGTCCCCGACGTTGCCGAGCAGTTGACGATTCTCTGA
- a CDS encoding phospholipase D family protein yields the protein MLDPTERSLLLDALRPPDGYRLDRAIGTTFSLDLQALLIAPLAFAMFDAEMSEDGALDPIALLEATRRHANHMSIFCQAGRISVPKSYQRIYTQIEGSVHGVTASHAGGIFHPKVWALRFTDPGEPMRYRLLILSRNLTFDQSWDTVVRLDGQRSDTGDRRAAARLQNKPLVDFIRRLPRLAGSPLPLEERAAIDEFAAQLRDVEFERPTGCNKIRFIPLGLGGSHRSPFVDGHRRALVISPFLSANLLAQVTRSGSGHVLISRQEALDELDPITLASFEQVYVLDSPVTPEDDSTDGIELSGLHAKVFVLDKGWHASVLAGSANATDAGFGRNVEFMVELTGGKARLGVKSVLNEDQTEPVSLINLLVPYESPDNALVAESPSAHLERTLDRLRHAAGAVPIKATVTTSEASGVYSVLITSEQPLLASDEPATLSCWPITLGSGHQHQIQPDANLDITFPQVSFEAITSFIAFQLEASHDGKTGRVQFVVNATLEGAPEDRPQRILSSMLDDKGKVLRYLLFLLADPDAHLGAISQLLAGGNRSGPGESSHQRVDVPLLETMLDTLANNPDRLDPIARLVEDLAKTEEGRQLLPDGFEDAWSPIWAARQELQQ from the coding sequence ATGCTTGATCCCACCGAGCGCAGCCTCCTGCTCGACGCCCTCCGCCCACCGGACGGCTACCGGCTCGACCGCGCCATCGGTACCACTTTCTCACTCGACCTCCAGGCACTCCTCATCGCCCCACTGGCCTTCGCCATGTTCGACGCCGAAATGAGCGAAGACGGAGCACTCGACCCGATCGCCCTCCTCGAAGCCACCCGCCGGCACGCCAACCACATGAGCATCTTCTGCCAGGCCGGCCGCATTTCCGTCCCCAAGTCCTATCAACGGATCTACACCCAGATCGAAGGCTCGGTGCACGGAGTCACCGCATCACATGCCGGCGGCATCTTTCACCCGAAAGTCTGGGCACTGCGCTTCACCGACCCCGGCGAACCAATGCGCTACCGCCTTCTCATCTTGAGCCGCAACCTGACCTTCGACCAGTCATGGGACACCGTCGTCCGTCTCGACGGTCAACGATCCGACACAGGTGACCGACGCGCCGCAGCCCGCCTCCAGAACAAGCCACTCGTCGACTTCATCCGCCGCCTTCCCCGCCTGGCCGGCAGCCCTCTACCGCTAGAAGAACGTGCAGCGATCGACGAGTTCGCCGCCCAGCTCCGCGACGTCGAGTTTGAGCGGCCAACCGGATGCAACAAGATCCGCTTCATCCCGCTCGGCCTCGGCGGATCACATCGATCACCGTTCGTCGATGGACACCGGAGAGCCCTCGTCATCTCCCCCTTCCTGAGCGCCAATCTCCTCGCGCAGGTGACCCGCTCAGGCTCCGGGCACGTGCTCATTTCACGACAAGAGGCCCTCGACGAACTCGACCCCATAACACTCGCCTCTTTCGAACAGGTCTACGTGCTCGACTCGCCGGTCACCCCTGAAGACGACTCAACCGATGGCATCGAGCTGTCGGGACTCCACGCCAAAGTGTTCGTCCTTGACAAGGGGTGGCATGCCAGCGTCCTCGCCGGGTCGGCCAACGCCACAGACGCCGGCTTCGGCCGCAACGTCGAGTTCATGGTTGAACTCACCGGCGGCAAGGCCCGACTCGGCGTGAAATCAGTGCTGAACGAGGATCAAACCGAACCGGTATCACTAATCAACCTGCTCGTACCCTACGAATCACCCGACAACGCCCTTGTCGCGGAATCGCCATCGGCTCACCTTGAACGAACGCTCGACCGTCTGCGTCACGCCGCCGGGGCCGTCCCGATCAAAGCAACAGTCACAACCTCTGAAGCCAGTGGCGTCTATTCCGTCCTGATCACCTCCGAGCAGCCACTCCTCGCATCCGACGAGCCCGCCACTCTCTCCTGCTGGCCGATCACCCTCGGCTCCGGACACCAGCACCAGATTCAACCCGACGCCAATCTCGACATCACTTTCCCGCAAGTTTCGTTCGAAGCCATAACTTCATTCATCGCCTTCCAACTTGAGGCCTCCCACGATGGCAAGACCGGCCGGGTCCAGTTTGTGGTGAACGCCACTCTCGAAGGTGCGCCGGAAGATCGTCCGCAGCGGATCTTGTCCAGCATGCTCGACGACAAAGGCAAGGTGCTCCGCTATCTGCTGTTCCTGCTGGCCGACCCCGACGCACACCTCGGGGCGATCTCGCAGCTGCTCGCCGGAGGCAATCGAAGCGGCCCGGGTGAAAGCTCCCATCAACGTGTCGATGTCCCGCTGCTCGAAACGATGCTCGACACGCTTGCCAACAACCCCGATCGCCTCGATCCGATCGCCCGGCTGGTAGAAGACCTCGCGAAGACCGAGGAAGGGCGGCAACTCCTGCCCGACGGGTTCGAAGACGCCTGGTCACCGATCTGGGCTGCCCGACAGGAACTGCAGCAATGA
- a CDS encoding DUF6361 family protein — protein sequence MASQIAWLDFSEAERKRVLDVIGIFNESDTRDELGIGAIRDTFAELLFPGTSTIQTRARYFFLVPWVFLDLERWGTTSRQARSRARDREIGVIRALEAGGESSGVIGIQAKSKLKRLPSSVYWSGLKTLGIRQMSGSIEDYFRSFDGINRLDRNVLKSDDGEPLDRAPSWWHPGLPEPPDDLLESAELALTRAEAAYLRERILTMVPGSMLAHTITADAPTGIDFPWQHPKVASFPDQVKEWLDHARLFSEVIQGAPLLYNLMLAERSKRDDLQDKFSERLDDWAADLRRDRRALDRWDKDRFWRIVQDANPRLRTRTKRFTAKWIGYALDEPTKMATNDPARRLILRREIALKGSQARLTNQRALEKWNEAAGTAPLNYRWPIAQRISNDIITGLGRDDDA from the coding sequence GTGGCCTCGCAGATAGCGTGGCTTGATTTCTCTGAAGCAGAGCGCAAACGCGTCCTGGATGTGATCGGCATCTTCAACGAGTCCGACACCCGTGATGAGCTCGGCATCGGAGCAATCCGGGACACCTTCGCCGAGCTTCTGTTCCCCGGGACGAGCACCATCCAAACTCGCGCTCGCTACTTCTTCCTCGTTCCGTGGGTGTTCCTGGACCTTGAACGTTGGGGCACCACCAGCCGCCAAGCGCGCAGCAGGGCCCGAGACCGGGAGATTGGCGTGATCAGGGCGTTGGAGGCAGGCGGCGAATCGTCCGGAGTCATCGGCATCCAGGCCAAGTCCAAGCTGAAACGTCTCCCCTCCAGTGTCTACTGGAGCGGCCTGAAGACGCTCGGCATCCGGCAGATGAGCGGCTCGATCGAGGACTACTTCCGCTCATTCGATGGGATCAACCGGCTCGACCGCAACGTTCTCAAGTCCGATGACGGCGAACCGCTCGACCGAGCTCCAAGCTGGTGGCATCCTGGCCTGCCGGAGCCGCCCGACGACCTTCTCGAGAGTGCCGAACTCGCCCTCACCCGAGCCGAGGCGGCCTATTTGCGGGAACGTATCCTGACCATGGTCCCCGGTTCGATGCTGGCACACACCATCACCGCCGATGCTCCCACAGGCATCGACTTCCCCTGGCAACATCCGAAGGTCGCTTCGTTCCCGGACCAGGTGAAGGAGTGGCTCGACCATGCCCGGCTTTTCTCAGAAGTAATCCAGGGCGCACCCCTGCTCTACAACCTGATGCTGGCTGAACGCTCCAAACGAGACGATCTCCAGGATAAGTTCTCAGAGAGGCTCGACGACTGGGCTGCCGATCTTCGCCGGGATCGCCGGGCTCTCGACCGCTGGGATAAGGATCGGTTCTGGCGAATCGTCCAAGACGCCAACCCCAGGCTCCGAACCCGTACCAAGAGGTTCACAGCGAAATGGATCGGGTACGCCCTCGACGAGCCGACCAAGATGGCAACCAACGACCCGGCCCGCCGGTTGATTCTCCGCCGGGAGATCGCCCTGAAGGGATCACAGGCCCGTCTCACGAACCAGCGTGCCCTCGAGAAGTGGAACGAGGCAGCCGGCACAGCCCCACTCAACTATCGGTGGCCGATTGCCCAGCGCATCTCCAACGACATCATCACCGGACTCGGCAGAGACGACGATGCTTGA
- a CDS encoding DEAD/DEAH box helicase codes for MKNPYDATEVLAGLKDFQRNTVDYVFERMHDDNDPAMRFLVADEVGLGKTLVARGLVAKTVEHLQRTRGKRRIDVVYVCSNSDIAAQNIRRLALPGSSAYTKATRLTLLPLELKRSSGSQINFVAFTPNTSFNLRSSMGTATERALLHVLLTEAWGKKPLNTSGGRRILKGWVSKLSDFEWYIGFVHRRHIDPKIAASFERALQRHDAKERRAGRPGLRDRFDELSVRFRYGKKHRPDQDYHDRNALIGELRQLLAKVCLDSLKPDLVILDEFQRFRNLLEPTNEAGELARDLFEYGKVRVLLLSATPYKMYSLSDDRDDDHYRDFLRTARFLMNGEVGEFARHLEQFRRALFERGQDGRRQAIEAKLQIEAHLRKVMARTERLAVSADRRGMLQEQTNTGIHLEPQDLKAFLATTRISRALGAGSAVEYWKSAPYLLNFMDGYKLIREFNQAGLDKRSRTWRSIRPLLDEEAGLVPWDQYQAYQRIDPENARLRGLLDATTGVGAWQLLWMPPALPYYAPGPPFNDPRLANFTKRLVFSAWNVVPKVIASLVSYDAERHMMNGAGEPAENTPEARTRIKPLLQFKTSRGQFGGMSTFALLYPSPSLARLGDPLTFAAKKRAGSLPVPVEEMLDPVERRITQQLRPLTRTAPKDGPIDQRWYWAAPLLLDQKAGLIEGWFGQDRMASLWISTNSQDEDEPDLESDTPEGTTFADFLDYACSLIRGQTHDRTGREIRPLGRTPDDLPAVLAELALAAPGNVALRSLTRGPNSDSLLEDTAIRNGAASIAWAVRNLFNLSDVQTMIRNNLPYWRQVNRYCLNGNLQAIMDEYVHVLSDWLGRVDGNRADAAEEIAAACREAIGLRTVGYVARDVVPGENRGGDYRFRSRFALRFGNEKTEDKKELERASSVRAAFNSPFWPFVLATTSIGQEGLDFHLYCHAVVHWNLPGNPVDLEQREGRVHRYKGHAVRKNLAAKQRKAALSGAAKDPWTQAFDSAVKQRRTSENDLIPYWLYPIEGGATIDRYVPSLPMSREIARLADLKKALTLYRLVFGQPRQEDLVAYLLGQGMAADEIEKLVQELRIDLTPPS; via the coding sequence ATGAAGAACCCCTACGACGCAACCGAAGTACTGGCCGGCCTCAAAGACTTCCAACGCAACACGGTCGACTACGTATTCGAGCGCATGCATGACGACAACGACCCGGCCATGCGCTTCCTGGTTGCCGACGAGGTCGGTCTCGGCAAGACACTGGTGGCCCGAGGACTGGTCGCCAAAACGGTCGAGCATCTCCAGCGAACCAGAGGCAAACGCCGCATCGACGTCGTCTACGTCTGCTCCAACTCCGACATCGCCGCCCAGAACATCCGGCGACTCGCCCTCCCTGGCTCCTCCGCCTACACGAAGGCAACCCGCCTTACGCTTCTGCCGCTCGAGTTGAAACGCTCGAGTGGCAGCCAGATCAACTTCGTAGCCTTCACCCCCAACACCTCCTTCAACCTGCGGTCCAGCATGGGCACGGCCACCGAGCGAGCCCTTCTGCATGTGCTGCTCACCGAGGCGTGGGGCAAGAAGCCGTTGAACACGAGCGGCGGCCGCCGGATCCTCAAGGGATGGGTGAGCAAGCTGAGCGACTTCGAGTGGTACATCGGGTTTGTCCATCGTCGTCACATCGACCCCAAGATCGCCGCCAGCTTCGAAAGGGCCCTGCAACGGCACGACGCCAAGGAACGGCGGGCGGGTCGGCCGGGGCTGCGTGACCGGTTTGATGAGCTTTCGGTTCGATTCAGGTACGGGAAGAAACACCGACCCGACCAGGATTACCACGATCGAAACGCCCTCATCGGCGAACTGCGGCAGCTACTCGCCAAGGTCTGTCTGGACTCACTGAAACCAGACCTGGTCATCCTCGACGAGTTCCAACGGTTCCGGAACCTGCTCGAACCAACCAACGAAGCGGGAGAGCTGGCACGCGATCTCTTCGAGTACGGCAAAGTCCGGGTCCTGCTGCTGTCAGCTACCCCCTACAAGATGTACTCGCTGTCAGACGACCGTGACGACGACCACTATCGGGACTTCCTGCGGACCGCCCGGTTCTTGATGAACGGTGAGGTCGGGGAGTTTGCCCGGCATCTGGAACAGTTCCGTCGAGCGCTATTCGAACGGGGTCAGGATGGCCGGCGGCAAGCCATCGAAGCCAAGTTGCAGATCGAGGCCCATCTCCGCAAGGTGATGGCCAGAACCGAACGCCTGGCGGTCTCGGCCGATCGCCGCGGCATGCTGCAGGAGCAAACCAACACGGGCATCCATCTCGAACCTCAGGATCTCAAAGCCTTCCTGGCTACCACCCGGATCTCGCGGGCGCTCGGGGCCGGTAGCGCCGTCGAGTACTGGAAATCGGCGCCCTATCTCCTCAACTTCATGGACGGCTACAAGCTCATTCGTGAGTTCAACCAGGCCGGCCTCGACAAACGCAGCCGCACCTGGCGTTCCATTCGCCCACTCCTCGATGAAGAAGCCGGCCTGGTGCCGTGGGACCAGTACCAGGCATATCAGCGAATCGACCCGGAGAACGCTCGTCTGCGCGGCCTCCTCGACGCCACGACCGGGGTCGGAGCATGGCAGCTGCTGTGGATGCCACCCGCACTGCCGTATTACGCACCCGGCCCACCTTTCAACGACCCCCGACTCGCCAACTTCACCAAACGCCTCGTCTTCTCAGCCTGGAATGTCGTTCCCAAAGTGATCGCCTCACTCGTCAGTTATGACGCCGAGCGTCACATGATGAACGGCGCCGGCGAGCCAGCCGAGAACACCCCCGAGGCTCGCACCCGCATCAAACCTCTACTCCAGTTCAAGACCAGCCGCGGCCAGTTCGGCGGCATGTCCACATTCGCACTGCTCTACCCGAGCCCGTCGCTGGCCCGCCTGGGCGACCCGCTGACCTTCGCCGCCAAAAAGCGAGCCGGCAGCCTGCCAGTCCCGGTCGAGGAGATGCTTGACCCTGTCGAACGACGCATTACCCAACAACTGCGCCCGCTCACGCGCACCGCCCCCAAGGACGGGCCCATCGATCAACGCTGGTACTGGGCTGCACCCCTCCTCCTCGACCAGAAAGCCGGACTCATCGAAGGCTGGTTCGGGCAGGATCGCATGGCCAGCCTGTGGATTAGCACCAACAGCCAGGATGAAGATGAGCCCGACCTCGAGTCAGATACACCCGAAGGCACCACGTTCGCCGACTTCCTCGACTACGCCTGCTCCCTGATCCGTGGCCAAACTCACGACAGAACCGGACGAGAAATCCGCCCACTCGGCCGCACCCCCGACGACCTCCCGGCGGTACTCGCCGAACTGGCACTGGCCGCACCAGGCAACGTCGCCCTCCGCTCCCTCACCCGCGGACCCAACAGCGACAGCCTCCTCGAAGACACAGCCATCCGCAACGGCGCCGCCTCTATCGCCTGGGCGGTCCGCAACCTCTTCAACCTCTCCGACGTTCAGACCATGATCCGCAACAACCTTCCCTACTGGCGCCAGGTAAACCGCTACTGCCTCAACGGCAACCTGCAGGCAATCATGGACGAATACGTCCACGTCCTCAGTGACTGGCTCGGCAGGGTCGACGGCAACCGGGCCGACGCCGCCGAGGAGATCGCCGCAGCCTGCCGGGAAGCCATCGGCCTCCGCACCGTCGGCTACGTGGCCCGCGACGTGGTCCCCGGCGAAAACAGGGGAGGGGATTACCGATTCCGCAGCCGGTTCGCCCTCCGCTTCGGCAACGAGAAAACCGAAGACAAGAAAGAACTCGAGAGAGCTTCTTCGGTGCGTGCCGCCTTCAACTCACCCTTCTGGCCCTTCGTCCTCGCCACCACGTCGATAGGTCAGGAAGGCCTCGACTTCCACCTCTACTGCCACGCCGTCGTCCATTGGAACCTCCCAGGCAACCCGGTCGACCTCGAACAACGCGAAGGACGCGTCCATCGATACAAAGGTCACGCGGTCCGCAAGAACCTGGCTGCAAAACAGCGGAAGGCTGCTCTCTCGGGCGCCGCCAAGGACCCGTGGACGCAGGCGTTCGACTCCGCTGTCAAACAAAGACGAACCTCAGAGAACGACCTCATCCCCTACTGGCTATATCCAATCGAGGGCGGCGCCACCATCGACCGTTACGTACCCAGCCTGCCGATGAGCCGGGAGATCGCTCGCCTGGCGGATCTGAAGAAGGCGCTCACCCTCTATCGCCTCGTGTTCGGCCAGCCCCGGC